TGCCCACCTGAGAACAGCAGAGCTGCCCTAAGGACATCACTGTTTTCCCTGTCCATGGAACTGTGCGTCACATCCAGCTCAGTGGGTCTCTGTGCCACCCTGTGTGTTTGCTTGGACACCTTGGCAGTGTTGAAGGGCCCTGGGACTCAGAAGGGTTTGGAAGTAGGATTTGGGCTGAGTCCTCTGCCGTGGGACGGAGGACCCAGATACTCTGTCCTAAGCCTGCTGTTGCCAGGAGAGAACACAGTGTGCAAAAAGAAGCACAAACTTAGAGCCATGATGAGGGCTCTCATAACTAACATGTAATAAAGGACACGTCAGCCCCTGCCCTGCTCACATAGGGAAGACAGGACTCTTTCTCTAGCTAAGAAAATATTCCCAGGATGAGAACAGGCTCCTGCTTTTGGCCCGACATTGCCACGTGGCCCCTAAGGTGAGCAGAGCAGGTAGCATGTCGGTAGTACTTGGTTGCAATATTTGCACTCCATCCACTTTAGTGACTTGATGAGCTGGCTGTGGCTGGTGTGGCCCACTGCCCTTCCCTGCTTCTCCTGTGAGTGCTCCTTGCCGTGCCCAGGTGGCACCTAAGTGGATGAAATCGTTTCCTACCAGGTATGTACCAGGCCTGGTTCCCACTGCTGCTCTGGGAGCCAGCCTTTAAGGTCACCTGTGTCTCTTGGTCCAACCTGGCTGACAGGGCTGCATGTCTCCATCTTGTTTGCCTCTTTTATTTAATGCCAAAGTGTTAGCCAAAGACACCTTCCTCCTTTTGTTACATTACAGCATTCTGTTATGCACTGTGGGCCAGCTCCTTGCCCTAGTTCTGGgcactggcctggcctggcctggctacTTGGTTTGAGGCCTAGAGGCTCAAGGAACACTAGGCTGCTTGGTTTCTTACATGGGTCTTGCTAATGGGAAGTAGCATATATGTGCTTTAAAATAGTAATCCTTTTGAAAAGAATTGAGAAGAGAAACATATAAttttatcccatttttaatattttggtcTAGCAACTTGTGATACATAGATGACAATTTTGTGAGTTTTTCAAATGTGTGTACAGATTTTTGTAAATAATGACTTTTGTAATTAACTCATGTACAGCCTCATCTTGTATAGTTCATGATGAATGTGCAGGGGACCTGCCCCAGCTGTCTGTATGGTTCCTGGGCCTACAGCCAGGCCTGTGTGGCACTCCCATGACTGATTTGACAGGTGTCTTCCCATTTGGACCTTCGTCTGGCCAGAGACCCTGCACATCCCACTGTCAGGGTAGCCAGGACTCTTCCCATCCTCGTGATCAGAGGAGACTTCCTCGTCCCCCTTCCAATAAAGCacctatgcccacagtgacagCGTGCCATGTGCTGCCACTGGGCTGTTTGTACTAAAATGTGAGCTGTTGATttccttgaagctggagttgAAGAATATGAGCAATCTTATAGTGGAGGAATCTTAGGACTCCTTCCGGGAGGGGGATGGGTCACCCTTCAGAAGTACACTggcatggttttgtgtgtgtgtgtatagtgggCAAGACGGTGACACATGATGGCCCCGCCCCACATGCTACAGGCAAACCTCGACCTGAAGGGCTTAGTTAGCTCTAACACCAGACCTCAAAGGGAACAGATAAGATATGGCCACTGGGAATCcaatgagagaaggaaggaagctagTAACTATACGAAAATGCCTGCCAGGTCCACGAGGGCTGAGGCCTGGCTATGGGTATATCCACTTGTGTTTGTTTCATCCCAGCCCTAGCTCTCTCAGTGAGTGATCTGGAGAAAAGTCATGTACACCATAAACCCACATGGAAAACCCCTTTGGGTTCTTTCATGTTCTGTCCTGCAGCTGAGTAAGAGAAGTTTGATACCGTGAGAGATAACTAAGAATTCCATTGGAAGGGACCTGTTGCCACAGGCTGCGGATGTGCACAGACTGGGCCCTGAGGCCCATGCAACAAGCGCCACATAAGCCAGATGTCAGCTGCAGACAGCCCATGTACTACCACCAGTTCTCGGTAGAAACAGGGGTCAAAGGTTCGAAGATGAGGTGCAGCTGAAGGCTGGGAGATGCCAAAGGTGCGAAACGCTGGATGAGGCTCTGGTGTGAGCCGCAAGCGCTGCAAACACATGCCTAGAAAGACATCGTCTATGGGAAAGAGCTCAACTTGTGAGCAAGCATCAGCTAGGCGGCGGAGCGTGGCTCCCGAAAGAACAAAGCCGCCGCCACCTGCGTAGGCAGGGTAAACGGGCAGTCCATACACAGCCCGGGGAATGAAGTACTTGCTGGCTCTAGCTCGGATTGGCCTTGCCTGCACAATCACATCACCCGCAAGAAGGTCCTGTGCGGGATCCCGGAGCTCCAGAAACTGCAGCAGGTTCCTCACGTGCACGAACACATCTGCATCGCCCTTAAAAACAAAGTGTACATCTGGACAGAATGCTGAGGCCCAAGATAGAAAGTGAATCTCCTTCAGCGTTAGATTGAAAAAGGTGTCTTCGAAAGCCCAGAGCAGAATGTCTGCATAAGCTCGGCTCTCCGCCTCCAGCAGGGTGCGCCAGTGCGAACGGGTGCCTGCCCCGCCAGAGCCCGCCCCCTTGGGCACGCCCAACAAGAACACTCGGCGCACGAGTGCCCCCTGCACGCGACCCTCGGCTCCCCAAGTCTGGCGAACGGCTTCCCGCCGCTCAAAGTCCGCAGCCACAGACTTGACAGCGATGAGCAGGTCCGGCGAACCGCCGGATGCGCCGTCGCTGCGGCATTTGCGACGCTGGTTAATGAGCAGCGGGAAGCGCCGTTGGTCCTTGGCGCGCAGATACCCGCCGAAGTCAAAGGGGTCCGTAGGTGTGGGCGGCACCGGAGTGTCCCCCTCGTAGGCCAGCGGGGCCGCGCGGGCGGTGTTAGGGAGCTCGCGTGCTCGGAGGCTAGGAGTGGGCCGCGGGAGCTGGGGTCCTCGCGCTGGTGGTCTGGTCGTGGGGGATGCCACGTCGCGCTGCGCGTAGAGCAGGAGTCCGAGGGCGGCGCTGAGCAGCAGCGTAAGCCACGCGTCTGGGCAAAGGCgcggcctcctcctcctcctcatgtcCAGCCCCGCCCTTCACAGGGCCCTCTATCCTTCCTTCATCCACTCTGTCGACCTccgtccctgcccctgcccccaccgCAGCAGCCTAAGGGACAAAAAGTTCAGCTTCTAACCTCAGCTCCAGCCCAGAAAGGATGCCAAAGTCTGGACAGGGTGACGCAGGCCTCTCCCCTACcgcccccttacccacccatccaGTGCATCAAAGCTGGGTCCCTTCTACCTTTCCCCCTCCCCGCCTCTGACCTTGGTCCTTAGGACCCCAGCACTCACGCTTGACCGCGGGGGAGGGGTGACAACCCCTGAAACTGTCAGTTCAGGGTCCCAAGGGCAGCCATGACCCCGGCTTGAGCCAAATGCAGCGTTGGCAGGAAGGGGGCTGAGGCCGTGCCACGTGATCCTCCAGCTGTGTACGCCCCGACATCTGGAGCTCAGCTCCGCCTTGGTGCAGGGAGTGCCATCTCTGACTGTGGGCTGGTCCCTGAGAGGGCCTCTCACGGGAGACTCTTGCTGAGAAAGCCTAGTATTTTTGATAGGACGCTGGAACTCCGAGTTTCTAAGCTCAAGAAGTAGACAGCTGATAGGCCCCCAACCCCTAAGCCTGAGTGCTTTAACTTTCAGCTCTTCTGGCCGCCATACCGGGCCATCTTTCAGAAAATCTCTTTCAGCAGCCCTGGTTCACCAAGCAGGAGCCACGAATTGCCCCAATAATATAAAGCTGTCTCCTTACTCCTCGCGCTGGTGGTCTGGTCGTGGGGGATGCCCTCCGAACTCTGCCCTGCTTGCCACCAGtaaacacaagcatacacacccGAACAATCAAGACAGCAAGTTCTGTTCCTGCAGACTTACCAGCAGCTCTACCCAAAGAGGACCAATACTTAGTGAGCTAAGTGACTTGCCCCAGGTTGACACAGCCAGAACGCACTGCCCCCAGGAATCTCCCACCCAGCGCTCCTTTGTTCTCTTCATCCACTGGATACAGGAAATGGAACCACTTCTGCCTACAGTAATTTCCCAGACAAGCTCTTCATTCCTGTCACTCCATGCCCGTTCCTGCTCCCCAACATAGCATCCTTGAGGTAGAACTGCCCATGCTGTTGCCTCTGCAGTACAGTTTGgggtgtcagggattggtgtttgcggGAGGCTTCTAGAAGAGCCCATTGAGCCCAGGTAGGCTGTTTTCTAGATCCCCTGGTTTTCCTACCTCTGAGCTGCTTTGTCATCCAGGCCAAACCACCCACTCTTACCTGCCCACTAGTCTTTTAGGGTTCTGAGGATAAGCTGTGTTATGTACCCTGCATAGCCTCAAGCTAATGACGcccaaagtgttgggattacaagcctaCACTAGTATTCCAGCTCCATTCTTGATTGGTTTCCTCAATTGGGGAACTATAGAGACAGCTGAGCTCCAGAGTCACCAGGATAGTCATTCTTAGTGAATAGAGTGATCAGGGTCTCCCCAGGCCTTCATCCCACTGGCAAATATGACTCCTGGCCATCAGCTTGCCCTAGTCCTCAGCCAAGGACACTGGCCTGTTGCATTCTTCCTCCCAAGCAGCTGTTGATATTCATCCCattctctatctatctctgtcttggcctctctcctctccaggCTTCCTGCCCAAAGGCCTCCAAAGGTGTCTCACTGGCCTTGTTATAAAATCCCAACTCTGGAAGGCTGAGGGTGTGACTCGGTTGCAGACCTAGCATGTGAGAAGCCCCGAGTTTAAGCTCGAGCGTTCTATAAAGTAGGcacggtggtacatgcctgtaaccccagcactcaggagggttaGAAGTTCAGGGCCATCCCTGGTTTCACAGGGAACTTGatgccaacctgagctacataagacaTTGTCTCATAATAAGGGGCAGGGTCAAACTCTGGAGTCTCTAAACAGCCACGGAAGGAGGAACTTTGGGGATAGGTgtgcacgtatgcacacacagatgtgcagGTGTGGTATATGGGGTCAGGAGGTGGGGCAGGGAGTTAGGATCTGAACTCCTTGGTCTCTATGCTGCTCTGGACTTTCCACCCAGCAACTGTGTGGCAGAAAGGGGCATTTTATGTACACATCCCttgttcttttttcatttctaaatccttttttaaaattaggcttGGGTGCCGGGTAGAAGgcagtaaaagacaaaaaagtGAAGTCTCAGAAGAGCACGAAGAAGACAAAGGTTTAACTTGAAGTTAGGAAACAGAGCccaaggccaggtggtggtggtgcacaccttaatcctagcacttgggaggcagaagcaggcagatttctgagttcaaggccggtctggtctacagagtgagttccaggacagccaggactgcacagaaaaaccctgtctcgaaaaacaaaacaaaacagaagaaaaagccgggcgtggtggcgtgcgtgcctttaatcccagcactcggggggggggggggcggggggggggcagaggcaggcggatttctgagtttgaggccaacctggtctacaaagtgaggtccaggacagccagagctac
The Mus musculus strain C57BL/6J chromosome 8, GRCm38.p6 C57BL/6J genome window above contains:
- the B3gnt9 gene encoding UDP-GlcNAc:betaGal beta-1,3-N-acetylglucosaminyltransferase 9 isoform X1 gives rise to the protein MRRRRRPRLCPDAWLTLLLSAALGLLLYAQRDVASPTTRPPARGPQLPRPTPSLRARELPNTARAAPLAYEGDTPVPPTPTDPFDFGGYLRAKDQRRFPLLINQRRKCRSDGASGGSPDLLIAVKSVAADFERREAVRQTWGAEGRVQGALVRRVFLLGVPKGAGSGGAGTRSHWRTLLEAESRAYADILLWAFEDTFFNLTLKEIHFLSWASAFCPDVHFVFKGDADVFVHVRNLLQFLELRDPAQDLLAGDVIVQARPIRARASKYFIPRAVYGLPVYPAYAGGGGFVLSGATLRRLADACSQVELFPIDDVFLGMCLQRLRLTPEPHPAFRTFGISQPSAAPHLRTFDPCFYRELVVVHGLSAADIWLMWRLLHGPQGPVCAHPQPVATGPFQWNS